A genomic stretch from Vibrio algarum includes:
- the torD gene encoding molecular chaperone TorD, which translates to MEETKAFNEKRAEIYWWLSSLFARELTPEEIEAYQSHEIRAFLTGLGENENLKPSINRLIHALNKLQDREDAHLELAADFCELFLTTDTTGALPYASMYIGKANLLNDQPAKDMETLMQSKGIDVKEGFNEPADHVAIELDFLGNMIIRSNELEKLDHINEALLEQKEFIESYLLSWLPQFSEKCIKLDEFGFYSSVTEVLVNFCNLDRSYLAGE; encoded by the coding sequence ATGGAAGAGACAAAAGCATTTAACGAGAAACGCGCTGAAATTTACTGGTGGCTCTCAAGCCTATTTGCTCGTGAACTAACACCGGAAGAAATCGAAGCATACCAATCTCATGAGATTCGTGCCTTTTTAACAGGGCTTGGAGAAAACGAAAACTTAAAACCATCCATAAATAGACTCATCCATGCACTTAACAAATTGCAAGATAGAGAAGATGCTCACCTAGAACTTGCCGCAGATTTCTGTGAGCTATTTTTAACGACCGACACCACAGGTGCACTGCCTTATGCTTCAATGTACATAGGCAAGGCTAACCTGCTAAATGATCAACCTGCCAAAGATATGGAGACATTAATGCAAAGCAAAGGCATTGATGTAAAAGAAGGCTTCAATGAACCTGCGGATCATGTTGCTATTGAACTGGACTTTTTGGGCAACATGATTATCAGGTCGAACGAATTAGAAAAACTCGACCACATTAACGAAGCGCTCTTGGAGCAGAAAGAGTTTATCGAGAGCTACCTTCTCAGTTGGCTTCCTCAGTTTAGCGAAAAATGCATAAAACTCGATGAATTCGGTTTTTACTCTAGCGTTACCGAAGTACTCGTGAACTTCTGTAATCTCGATCGCAGCTACTTAGCTGGAGAGTGA